A region of Toxorhynchites rutilus septentrionalis strain SRP chromosome 1, ASM2978413v1, whole genome shotgun sequence DNA encodes the following proteins:
- the LOC129768437 gene encoding calcineurin B homologous protein 1, translated as MGNKSSLLLREEEIAQIHEETGFTPNQIERLYSRFTSLDRSDCGTLSREDFLRIPELAINPLCERIVHSFFADSSDDRVNFRQFTRVLAHFRPIKPSKENRLNSRVQKLRFAFKMYDLDDDDTISREELLSILHMMVGANISQDQLNSIAERTIVEADSMGQGKITFDDFCRALERTDVEQKMSIRFLN; from the exons ATGGGTAACAAATCATCATTGCTACTGCGAGAGGAGGAAATCGCACAAATTCACGAGGAAACAGGAT TTACTCCGAACCAAATTGAAAGGCTCTACTCCCGGTTCACATCGCTAGATCGCAGCGATTGCGGTACCCTCTCCAGGGAGGATTTTCTACGTATTCCGGAACTAGCCATCAATCCGCTGTGCGAACGAATTGTCCATTCGTTCTTTGCCGACAGCAGTGATGATCGAGTAAACTTCCGTCAATTCACTAGAGTCCTAGCGCACTTCCGACCCATCAAGCCCAGCAAGGAGAACAGACTGAACAGCCGCGTACAGAAGTTGCGCTTCGCGTTCAAGATGTACGACCTGGACGATGATGATACCATTTCGCGGGAAGAGCTGTTGAGCATTCTGCACATGATGGTCGGGGCGAACATAAGCCAAGATCAGCTGAACAGCATCGCCGAGAGGACGATTGTGGAGGCGGACTCGATGGGTCAGGGAAAAATCACCTTCGATGACTTTTGTCGGGCCCTGGAACGCACCGACGTCGAGCAGAAGATGTCGATTCGTTTCCTCAACTGA
- the LOC129768348 gene encoding protein transport protein Sec23A isoform X2 codes for MTTYEEFIQQNEDRDGIRLTWNVWPSSRIDASRLVVPLGCLYQPLKERPDLPPILYDPVVCTRTTCRAILNPMCQVDYRAKLWVCNFCFQRNPFPPQYAAISEQHQPAELIAGFSTIEYTITRAPCLPPVFLFVVDTCMDEEELGALKDSLQMSLSLLPANALVGLITFGKMVQVHELGNDGCSKSYVFRGTKDLSAKQIQDMLGIGRAPGPNQQQQAQQQMRGPAGPVPPANRFLQPLHKCDMALTDLLGELQRDPWTVPQGKRFLRSTGAALSIAVGLLECTYPNTGARIMMFLGGPCSQGPGQVVDDELKHPIRSHHDIHKDNAKFMKKAIKHYEALALRTATNGHCIDIYSCALDQTGLMEMKQCCNSTGGHMVMGDSFNSSLFKQTYQRVFAVDQKGDLKMAFNGTLEIKCSRELKIEGGIGSCVSLNVKNASVSDSEIGMGNTAQWKLCTMSPNSTMAFFFEVANQHAAPIPQGGRGCLQFITQYQHSSGQRRIRVTTVARSWADATSNLHMISAGFDQEAAAVLMSRMVVYRAESDDGPDTLRWVDRQLIRLCQKFGEYGKDDPNSFRLAENFSLFPQFMYHLRRSQFLQVFNNSPDETTFYRHMLMREDLTQSLIMIQPILYSYSFNGPPEPVLLDTSSIQPDRILLMDTFFQILIFHGETIAQWRSLKYQDMPEYENFKQLLQAPVDDAQEILQTRFPMPRYIDTEQGGSQARFLLSKVNPSQTHNNMYAYGQDGGAPVLTDDVSLQVFMEHLKKLAVSSTT; via the exons ATCGATGCTAGCCGACTGGTTGTACCTTTGGGCTGCCTATACCAGCCATTAAAGGAACGCCCGGATCTGCCTCCGATTTTGTACGATCCTGTCGTATGCACAAGAACGACTTGCAGGGCAATATTGAACCCCATGTGTCAGGTGGATTACAGGGCCAAGCTTTGGGTTTGCAATTTTTGCTTCCAGCGAAATCCGTTTCCTCCGCAGTATGCAGCTATCTCGGAACAGCATCAGCCTGCGGAGCTGATAGCAGGATTCAGCACGATTGAATATACGATCACCAGAGCTCCATGCTTACCACCGGTGTTTCTGTTCGTTGTGGACACTTGTATGGATGAGGAAGAACTTGGTGCGCTGAAGGATTCGCTGCAAATGTCACTCAGCTTACTTCCGGCGAACGCTCTGGTTGGTTTGATAACTTTCGGTAAGATGGTTCAGGTGCACGAGCTTGGCAACGATGGATGCTCGAAAAGCTACGTATTCCGTGGCACGAAGGATTTGTCCGCTAAGCAGATTCAAGATATGCTTGGAATTGGCCGAGCGCCGGGACCGAATCAACAGCAGCAGGCTCAACAGCAAATGCGCGGCCCGGCTGGCCCAGTTCCACCGGCCAACCGATTCCTTCAACCGCTGCACAAGTGTGATATGGCCTTGACCGATCTGCTGGGTGAGTTGCAACGAGATCCTTGGACGGTTCCACAGGGAAAACGGTTCCTTCGTTCCACCGGGGCGGCCCTCTCGATTGCTGTTGGATTGCTAGAGTGCACCTATCCGAACACCGGAGCCCGCATAATGATGTTCCTCGGTGGTCCCTGTTCCCAGGGTCCTGGTCAGGTCGTTGACGATGAACTGAAGCATCCGATTCGATCGCATCACGATATTCACAAGGACAATGCTAAATTTATGAAGAAAGCTATCAAACACTACGAAGCGCTGGCACTGAGAACTGCAACCAATGGACACTGTATTGACATTTATTCCTGTGCTTTGGATCAAACAGGTTTGATGGAGATGAAGCAGTGCTGCAACTCAACCGGAGGCCACATGGTAATGGGAGATTCATTCAATTCCTCTCTATTTAAGCAGACCTATCAGAGAGTGTTTGCTGTCGATCAAAAGGGAGATCTTAAGATGGCATTCAACGGAACACTGGAGATAAAATGTTCGCGAGAGTTGAAAATCGAGGGTGGCATTGGATCGTGTGTGTCTTTGAATGTGAAGAATGCTTCCGTGTCGGATTCAGAAATTGGCATGGGTAATACGGCACAGTGGAAGCTCTGCACAATGAGTCCAAACAGCACTATGGCGTTCTTCTTCGAGGTGGCAAACCAACACGCGGCTCCGATTCCTCAAGGCGGTCGAGGGTGTCTACAGTTTATTACTCAGTATCAGCATTCCAGTGGTCAGCGTCGCATTCGGGTGACAACCGTGGCCCGCAGCTGGGCTGATGCCACCTCCAATTTGCACATGATAAGCGCAGGATTTGATCAGGAGGCCGCCGCTGTGTTGATGTCCAGAATGGTCGTTTATCGGGCTGAATCGGATGACGGCCCAGATACACTCCGTTGGGTCGATCGACAGCTGATTCGTTTGTGTCAGAAATTCGGAGAGTACGGCAAGGACGACCCGAATAGTTTCCGGCTGGCTGAAAACTTTTCTTTGTTCCCTCAGTTTATGTACCATCTCCGTCGATCGCAGTTCTTGCAGGTGTTTAATAATTCTCCCGATGAAACTACATTCTATAGACATATGCTGATGAGAGAAGACCTCACGCAATCGCTGATTATGATTCAACCCATTCTCTACTCGTACTCTTTCAATGGCCCGCCCGAACCCGTCTTGCTGGACACCTCATCCATTCAGCCGGATCGAATCCTGCTGATGGATACCTTCTTCCAGATTCTCATTTTCCATGGAGAAACAATTGCTCAGTGGCGTAGCCTCAAGTACCAGGATATGCCAGAGTACGAAAACTTCAAACAGCTCCTGCAAGCTCCGGTTGACGATGCACAGGAAATCCTACAGACCCGCTTCCCCATGCCACGGTACATCGATACGGAGCAGGGAGGAAGCCAGGCCCGGTTCCTGCTCTCGAAGGTGAACCCATCGCAGACTCACAACAACATGTACGCGTACGGACAG GACGGAGGAGCTCCAGTTCTAACAGATGACGTTTCGTTGCAAGTATTCATGGAGCACCTCAAGAAGCTGGCCGTTTCATCAACCACATAG
- the LOC129768348 gene encoding protein transport protein Sec23A isoform X1 yields MTTYEEFIQQNEDRDGIRLTWNVWPSSRIDASRLVVPLGCLYQPLKERPDLPPILYDPVVCTRTTCRAILNPMCQVDYRAKLWVCNFCFQRNPFPPQYAAISEQHQPAELIAGFSTIEYTITRAPCLPPVFLFVVDTCMDEEELGALKDSLQMSLSLLPANALVGLITFGKMVQVHELGNDGCSKSYVFRGTKDLSAKQIQDMLGIGRAPGPNQQQQAQQQMRGPAGPVPPANRFLQPLHKCDMALTDLLGELQRDPWTVPQGKRFLRSTGAALSIAVGLLECTYPNTGARIMMFLGGPCSQGPGQVVDDELKHPIRSHHDIHKDNAKFMKKAIKHYEALALRTATNGHCIDIYSCALDQTGLMEMKQCCNSTGGHMVMGDSFNSSLFKQTYQRVFAVDQKGDLKMAFNGTLEIKCSRELKIEGGIGSCVSLNVKNASVSDSEIGMGNTAQWKLCTMSPNSTMAFFFEVANQHAAPIPQGGRGCLQFITQYQHSSGQRRIRVTTVARSWADATSNLHMISAGFDQEAAAVLMSRMVVYRAESDDGPDTLRWVDRQLIRLCQKFGEYGKDDPNSFRLAENFSLFPQFMYHLRRSQFLQVFNNSPDETTFYRHMLMREDLTQSLIMIQPILYSYSFNGPPEPVLLDTSSIQPDRILLMDTFFQILIFHGETIAQWRSLKYQDMPEYENFKQLLQAPVDDAQEILQTRFPMPRYIDTEQGGSQARFLLSKVNPSQTHNNMYAYGQVAAPTDGGAPVLTDDVSLQVFMEHLKKLAVSSTT; encoded by the exons ATCGATGCTAGCCGACTGGTTGTACCTTTGGGCTGCCTATACCAGCCATTAAAGGAACGCCCGGATCTGCCTCCGATTTTGTACGATCCTGTCGTATGCACAAGAACGACTTGCAGGGCAATATTGAACCCCATGTGTCAGGTGGATTACAGGGCCAAGCTTTGGGTTTGCAATTTTTGCTTCCAGCGAAATCCGTTTCCTCCGCAGTATGCAGCTATCTCGGAACAGCATCAGCCTGCGGAGCTGATAGCAGGATTCAGCACGATTGAATATACGATCACCAGAGCTCCATGCTTACCACCGGTGTTTCTGTTCGTTGTGGACACTTGTATGGATGAGGAAGAACTTGGTGCGCTGAAGGATTCGCTGCAAATGTCACTCAGCTTACTTCCGGCGAACGCTCTGGTTGGTTTGATAACTTTCGGTAAGATGGTTCAGGTGCACGAGCTTGGCAACGATGGATGCTCGAAAAGCTACGTATTCCGTGGCACGAAGGATTTGTCCGCTAAGCAGATTCAAGATATGCTTGGAATTGGCCGAGCGCCGGGACCGAATCAACAGCAGCAGGCTCAACAGCAAATGCGCGGCCCGGCTGGCCCAGTTCCACCGGCCAACCGATTCCTTCAACCGCTGCACAAGTGTGATATGGCCTTGACCGATCTGCTGGGTGAGTTGCAACGAGATCCTTGGACGGTTCCACAGGGAAAACGGTTCCTTCGTTCCACCGGGGCGGCCCTCTCGATTGCTGTTGGATTGCTAGAGTGCACCTATCCGAACACCGGAGCCCGCATAATGATGTTCCTCGGTGGTCCCTGTTCCCAGGGTCCTGGTCAGGTCGTTGACGATGAACTGAAGCATCCGATTCGATCGCATCACGATATTCACAAGGACAATGCTAAATTTATGAAGAAAGCTATCAAACACTACGAAGCGCTGGCACTGAGAACTGCAACCAATGGACACTGTATTGACATTTATTCCTGTGCTTTGGATCAAACAGGTTTGATGGAGATGAAGCAGTGCTGCAACTCAACCGGAGGCCACATGGTAATGGGAGATTCATTCAATTCCTCTCTATTTAAGCAGACCTATCAGAGAGTGTTTGCTGTCGATCAAAAGGGAGATCTTAAGATGGCATTCAACGGAACACTGGAGATAAAATGTTCGCGAGAGTTGAAAATCGAGGGTGGCATTGGATCGTGTGTGTCTTTGAATGTGAAGAATGCTTCCGTGTCGGATTCAGAAATTGGCATGGGTAATACGGCACAGTGGAAGCTCTGCACAATGAGTCCAAACAGCACTATGGCGTTCTTCTTCGAGGTGGCAAACCAACACGCGGCTCCGATTCCTCAAGGCGGTCGAGGGTGTCTACAGTTTATTACTCAGTATCAGCATTCCAGTGGTCAGCGTCGCATTCGGGTGACAACCGTGGCCCGCAGCTGGGCTGATGCCACCTCCAATTTGCACATGATAAGCGCAGGATTTGATCAGGAGGCCGCCGCTGTGTTGATGTCCAGAATGGTCGTTTATCGGGCTGAATCGGATGACGGCCCAGATACACTCCGTTGGGTCGATCGACAGCTGATTCGTTTGTGTCAGAAATTCGGAGAGTACGGCAAGGACGACCCGAATAGTTTCCGGCTGGCTGAAAACTTTTCTTTGTTCCCTCAGTTTATGTACCATCTCCGTCGATCGCAGTTCTTGCAGGTGTTTAATAATTCTCCCGATGAAACTACATTCTATAGACATATGCTGATGAGAGAAGACCTCACGCAATCGCTGATTATGATTCAACCCATTCTCTACTCGTACTCTTTCAATGGCCCGCCCGAACCCGTCTTGCTGGACACCTCATCCATTCAGCCGGATCGAATCCTGCTGATGGATACCTTCTTCCAGATTCTCATTTTCCATGGAGAAACAATTGCTCAGTGGCGTAGCCTCAAGTACCAGGATATGCCAGAGTACGAAAACTTCAAACAGCTCCTGCAAGCTCCGGTTGACGATGCACAGGAAATCCTACAGACCCGCTTCCCCATGCCACGGTACATCGATACGGAGCAGGGAGGAAGCCAGGCCCGGTTCCTGCTCTCGAAGGTGAACCCATCGCAGACTCACAACAACATGTACGCGTACGGACAG GTCGCTGCACCAACG GACGGAGGAGCTCCAGTTCTAACAGATGACGTTTCGTTGCAAGTATTCATGGAGCACCTCAAGAAGCTGGCCGTTTCATCAACCACATAG